Proteins encoded within one genomic window of Alteribacter populi:
- the mutL gene encoding DNA mismatch repair endonuclease MutL, giving the protein MGIIQKLDDQLSNKIAAGEVVERPSSVVKELIENAVDANSTHIRVDLAEGGLSSIRVLDNGDGIEDDDLETAFYRHATSKIKNDRDLFHISTLGFRGEALPSIASVSRLTLTTSTGEGEGRSIKFAGGKVVEKGKALSRKGTEVLVQELFFNTPARLKYLRTIHTELGHTTDVVNRMALAHPNISFELYHNEKPLLKSHGKDDILRVIASIYGTEVAKNMLPLKVSSLDFQVEGYIAKPEVTRSNRSYISLIINGRFVKNFLVSKAIHEGYHTLLPIGRHPIVVLHITMDPILIDVNVHPSKLEVRLSKEQELTDLVTKAIKDVFKETALIPDVKKTTAKKIPSEQVPLSFQSKPSTTLRPNVEEVPSTGVEGNEREPAETKVAPHHDDNHLDTKKTSEILRSESPTQVVEKAPINDEQNETEHVRETTTSVAADQNASSLMPTMYPIGQLHGTYILAQNDEGLFIVDQHAAQERIKYEYFRDRVGEVDPHLQDLLIPLTFEFSQKEESAILEHKETLQSVGIELEAFGQRTYLVRAHPVWLPKGEEEALIREMIDLVIEGKTINVAKMREEAAILMSCKAAIKANRYLRQDEMYRLLETLRTCHEPYTCPHGRPIVLHYSTYEMEKMFKRIM; this is encoded by the coding sequence ATGGGGATTATTCAAAAGTTAGACGATCAACTATCGAATAAGATCGCAGCAGGAGAAGTTGTGGAACGTCCTTCTTCTGTTGTAAAGGAATTAATCGAGAACGCGGTTGATGCAAATAGTACACATATTCGCGTCGATCTAGCTGAAGGTGGATTATCTTCCATTCGCGTTCTCGATAATGGTGACGGTATTGAGGATGATGACTTGGAAACGGCTTTTTACCGTCACGCAACGAGTAAAATAAAAAATGATCGTGATCTTTTCCATATTTCCACCCTCGGATTTCGCGGAGAAGCTCTGCCAAGTATTGCTTCAGTGAGCCGCTTGACACTCACGACGAGTACAGGAGAAGGTGAGGGGCGCTCGATTAAGTTTGCAGGTGGAAAGGTCGTCGAAAAAGGAAAAGCACTTTCGCGAAAAGGAACCGAAGTACTTGTTCAAGAATTGTTTTTCAATACACCAGCTCGTTTGAAATATTTACGAACGATTCATACCGAACTCGGTCATACTACAGACGTCGTAAATCGAATGGCGCTGGCTCATCCGAATATTTCGTTTGAACTGTACCATAACGAAAAACCATTGCTAAAATCGCATGGCAAAGACGACATTTTAAGAGTAATAGCCTCAATTTACGGAACAGAGGTTGCAAAAAACATGCTACCGCTAAAAGTAAGCTCACTGGACTTTCAAGTTGAAGGCTATATTGCTAAGCCTGAAGTGACGAGGTCAAACCGCTCCTACATTTCATTAATTATTAACGGCAGATTTGTTAAAAATTTTCTCGTTTCAAAAGCCATACACGAAGGCTACCATACATTACTACCAATTGGACGACATCCGATTGTCGTGCTTCACATTACGATGGATCCGATTTTAATCGATGTTAACGTGCACCCTTCAAAGCTTGAAGTACGGCTAAGTAAGGAACAGGAGTTAACGGATCTTGTCACAAAAGCAATAAAAGATGTGTTTAAAGAAACGGCTTTAATCCCTGACGTAAAGAAAACAACAGCCAAAAAAATACCATCCGAGCAAGTACCTTTGTCTTTTCAAAGCAAACCGAGTACAACCCTTCGACCGAATGTAGAGGAAGTGCCTTCTACAGGTGTTGAAGGAAATGAAAGAGAGCCAGCGGAGACAAAAGTAGCACCCCATCACGATGATAATCATTTGGACACAAAGAAAACCTCAGAGATACTAAGGTCTGAATCACCTACACAGGTGGTGGAAAAAGCACCGATCAACGATGAGCAAAATGAGACTGAGCATGTACGAGAAACAACAACATCAGTAGCCGCTGATCAGAACGCTTCTTCTTTGATGCCAACCATGTATCCAATCGGGCAACTACATGGAACCTACATCCTCGCACAAAATGATGAAGGTCTGTTTATTGTTGATCAACATGCCGCTCAAGAGCGAATTAAATATGAATACTTTCGTGACCGTGTTGGGGAAGTGGACCCACACCTTCAAGACTTACTAATACCGTTGACGTTTGAGTTTTCCCAAAAAGAAGAGTCTGCGATTTTAGAACATAAAGAAACGTTGCAATCAGTCGGTATCGAATTGGAGGCTTTCGGACAACGGACATATCTTGTTCGAGCTCACCCGGTCTGGCTTCCTAAAGGAGAAGAAGAAGCGCTCATCCGTGAAATGATCGATCTAGTAATTGAAGGAAAAACGATTAACGTAGCAAAAATGCGAGAAGAAGCGGCTATTTTAATGTCGTGCAAAGCAGCGATTAAAGCGAATCGCTACTTGCGGCAAGACGAAATGTACCGGCTTCTTGAAACATTGCGTACATGTCATGAGCCCTACACGTGTCCACACGGAAGACCGATTGTCCTTCATTATTCAACGTACGAAATGGAAAAAATGTTTAAGCGGATCATGTAA